The DNA sequence TAAACATGgatataaaaagaagaagaagaagaattgtAAATATCACGCATGGCGAGCAAAGGAAGTTAcaattcttgttttggttTGTTCTAAAGTTAATTTGGATTTAGTCCCTAATGATATTTAGTGGGTAGATTCTGGTGCTACTACTCACATAAGGTTATCAGTGCAAGGTTGTCTGAACTACCGAAAGTCAATTGATGGTGAAAGATACATGTATGTGGGACATGACAAATCGGTGGAAGTAGAGACTATTGAGCATTGTAGATTGTTTTTAAAGACTGGAATTATTCTGTCTTTGAAGGATACTTTATTGTACTGTCTTTTAgacaaaatttggtttctatttctgctttggacaaatttggtttctcttgttcattcagaaatagtaaagttcTTCCTTCAAATAATTCTAGTATTGTGGGCACTGTTTCCTTAAGTGCATATAACAATCTTTGTATGCTCAATTATGTTACTTCATATTCAAAAGCTTTACATGTTGAATTAAAAGGGActaagcaaattaaataattagaatttggttaatttatgACACAAGTGTTTTGGTTGtatctcaaaataaaggatTGTGAGACTTGTATCATATGTTGTATTGAATACACTTATCTTTTCAGAACTTGATTTGTGTGTTTAATGTATCGAAGGAAAGCAGACCAAACTTAAGAAATAGAGCTATACATTTTAGAATTGATATATATGGACATTTGTGGTTCATTCACTTCGGTTTCTTGGAatgatcaacaatattttatatcattcacAAACGAATGTTCTTGTTTTGGGCAcctacatttaatttattaaaagtcTGAGGGTTTAgacaagttcaaaatattcagGGCTGATGTTGAGCTCCAACTCAACAAAGGCATTAAGAAAGTCAAATCTAACCGTGGTGGCGAATACTATGACATAAATGACTGCTCAGGTGAACAATGTCAAAGACCTTTTGCCTTCTACTTTGAAGAGTGTGGGATCGTCTTTTTGTACGCCATGCCAGGATCGCCTAGCATGAGTGGTGTACCTAAAAGACGAAATAAAAATCTTAAAGATATGTgaaggagtatgatttatcattcttCCTTGTCGCATTTGCTTTAGGGAGCGGCATTAAAGGCTGTAGCATATATTTTCACTTTGGTCTTCAAGAAAAATTTAggggtttttaaattttatgatcccACAAAAGGAACTAATTTTTTGGGACGAGAAATATAGTATTCCTTGAGGATGTTGAGTTTGGGGGGAAGAATGTGTTAAGGAACATTACTTTTGAGGAGGAGTCTGTATAGACACCTACTACTGCTTCTGACAATGATCAGGTATCAATTACtatcattgaagaagaagcataTTAAGAACCTCaagataatattgttgtaaacATTCAATCTCATGCGGATGATATCATTTAAAGTCAATCTCAACAACCTCAATTAAGACTCTCGTCAATGGtaccacaaattttatgaagtagtTCTTTCATTTGGATTCAGAAAGAATGCTATTGATGGTTGTGTGTATCACAAGTTCAGTGGGAGCAAATGCatcttcttttgtatttggaatcgaaagaaataatttacgatTGTCACAGAAGGGATATAGTGAAAAGGTGCCTAAAGTATTTGAGATGCATAATTGCAAGTAAAGAAATACCCTTATGACTAAAGCAGACAAACCTAGTCTCATTCAATGCCCTAAGATAAATCTTGAGATTTAGAAAATGCAGAAGGTTCCTATGCTTCGGTGATTGGGAGCCTAATGTGTGCTCAAGTGTGTATTAGAcccaatttgattttaattgtttatatgttggGCAGATATTTCAATAACCCGATATGGATCATTAGGAAGCAACAAAACGggttatgagatatttatagaGAACTAAGCATTACATGCTCGCATACAGAAAATCAGATCATTTGGAGAGATCTTTAGGCattttgattctgattttgttaGATGCTAATACAGTAAAAGATCCATTTTAGGTTACGTGTGTCTGTTGGCTGTAGAGCCATTTCGTGGAGAAGTGCTGAGCAAACTGTTGAAATATTGGTGGTCTACTTTAATTGGACCTTATGTATTTAGTCAAGTATTGGGCTTGACCCAATTGATTAAATGTTGTGGCCCAATGTTTGAGTGGAGATGGCCCAACCCGGCTTGATCCATTACTTACCTAGGCTACACCGATGCTTGCCACGTGGAGCTTTCACCCGGATCCAGCTTTGTGGCCGTTTGATCtgtgttgtgtttgttaaGTGAGAGGCTGACCTCTCACTTGCCATAATTTCgacttctctctctcactccagAACTCTCTgccttctctcttcttttctctctctggTTTTCAGGCGACTTCGCCGGTGAACTCCTCTGATCTTTGGCATACACCGATTGATCCTTGTTTTAGTGGGTTCTATCGGTTTAGATCTTGAGTTTGGAGACTTTCTCGGTTTCCATTAGAGTGGTGGAAGGATTCTTACTTAGGTTTAGAATCTGGTGAAGTTTGGCGATTACAGAAGTAAGAGCTTGGGAGGATCTTGTGAGTTCTTGGTGATTGTGAGGTGCTCTGATAGTCAGGGTGATATTCGGTGTGGCTAGGGTTTTCTGACCTAGTATTCAAAGGTTTCTCATCGTGTGACTTGTGGTAGAAGCGTGTGGGGAGGTCCTTGGCCTGGTGTAGTCACTGTTGTGACCTGAGCCATATCCTTACTGTTCTGTCTTGGTTGCTTTTGTTTCTTGTTACTTAGATCCGAAAGGATCTTGTGTTGATTTGCTGATCTATCTACTTGAGTGTGCAGGTACTAATTGGGCAAGGACTTGGATTCTAGATTGGTCGAAATCTTGGAATAGTTAGGGTTCCAATTAGGGTTCGATACCTGTAATAGTTAGATATCTCTGTGGGTTAGATTACTTGTAATCTTGTATCACCGTTTGTACTTGGCTTGTAACTtctgagattagccatctcagaGATCAATCAATAAAGAGGTCCCGGTAATTAGCGAATTCCGAGTGATATGATCCCTACACAAACACTTGTAGCTACTTTTGCCATGACAACAAAATTCGTAACTTGTTTTGGGGCATCTAGTTAATGAATATGACtgtgaaattttgtcactAGGCTACATATTATAAGGTATTGAAAGACCACTTAAGTTATGTTGTGACAATAACTCTGCAGTATTATGTTCTAAAACAACAGGAGCTTCCTGGTTGTTAAATAAAGGGTTTGGAATGGACAAATACATATAGAGCATAAGGGAATGGATTTGATTATTACAAATCCAATCATTAAGGGACTATCACCCAAGGTCTTTCATGGGCATGTAGCTCAAATGGGTGTTATGTTGTTTAAGGATACTTCTGTTCAGTGGGAGTAGTTTTGCTCATTGCTCTATATTGTGTTTTGAACATTTAGTTATAAAACTCATGTTATTCTATGcagaaataaagtattatgttttgtccattatttttggtttgatctcACTTTGGGAGGACCAGTTGGAAATAGGCATGTATGATCACCTTGCATGAAATTTCCATGCTACACTCCATAATTGATctgttgttgattatatttgcatatgtgattactgatgggtttaatcatgaaaaaatatggtgaCTGCCCCTTTAGTCCTATGTCGATATGGTTGATGATAAGATTGTTCGGAAATACACTATGTGATAGCACTTTTGAGCGCTCATTCGGTTTGTACACATTTATTTGGTGTCATGTGTTgcccaagtgggagattgttagaactttgggcttccacatgactaatttaatgtgtatgacTATCTTCCAGTTgcccaattaaagtgatccaataaagattaaagtttgggttaaagtgtatttaattgttatggaaataagtgtagataccataaagtgattttctatttgatgagagaccgaatagaaaataaaagggtttatatttaatataaatataagctagggttatggtccccagacACGTTCAAGAATATCTCTGTGTTCTCTCGGCAGACTATTGTGAAGGACGTCTCTGATtgtttggaagatccatagccgctgcaaagcaattccaccattcaattctagatggatcaaggtacgcttccgctctacagtttatgctccttctccgtcgttctcggttaatcatcatagagagctttatgtaattgtttactcaattattccaacatttgtgttgtgttattttatttttattttattttaactttttcattaatttccaTGGCATGTATAGGTGTTGGCATTTTATCTGAATTCTTCATCTTAgaggtttttttttcaaactagTCAAAATCTTTGCTCACtcacatcttcttcttctcaaaagagggaattttgttttgatgatttttaaaGGATTTAAATCGTTTAATTGTCAAACtagtagtaaaataattgattgAACGTTGATAACATAGAATACTACTTTCATTTTGAGTAAATATGATATTAGGTTAGGATTTTATGGTTTTGTGTTGCCTAATCGTAGTGTCCATGTGAGCCTCATGAACCTAATCGGTTTGAAACTGAATACGAGTATATCACAACAATACTTTTTTGGATGAATTGTTATGCTtggattaaattttattcaaaatttatgggGTATTTTTAAATCGGTTTggattagaaaaaaattagtcctaatccaaatttcaaaatggacaattttaaaaagaagcTAAGTAAGTTTTTTGTGTcctcttttattatttaaacaattttaattgtgtaaaatGGCTGCAATTTCCCTCTCTCCTCACCCtttaatttttggataaaattaaatcttaattgtaattttaaaaacttaatATGGTGTgcaatggtaaaagtgaaacattaaattattggataataagagaaataaaattgacatgGATATTGGGTATGCTGATTGATTCTGGGCCATTGGATCTTGATGATCTGCAGTGTGGTCCAAAATATGGATTGCAGTGTAGCATAGATTTGGTGACTGAcatgattttgtatttttgtagCTATTTCTCATTAATTAAGATTAACAAGAGAAATTAATGCAacctttgttttttcttttatttcttttcatgaaGGATGAATACTCACAACAAAATCAAGGCTATACCATGGTTGGGGATAGTGTTCTTTCTATTCACGTTGATCAAATCTCAAGCTATTAATAACCCATTACTCAGTGTTGCTTTCATCACTGATGCTGCAGCAAAGGGGGCTCgtaagtataatttttcattaattatcaacattttaaactcataattttctcagacaatttttaatttcactaGTTTGCTTAGATGGAAGCCCGAgaacatattatttttctccGGGATTCGATGATGGAGTTGATAATTGGATTGTTTTTCTTCTGGTTAGTACTTATACTTgtccatccataaaaaataatcacatttatttttatttttagcattatttttatttttagcattGTTTATATGATATTTAGTGTTGTTTGATCATTCCTGTTAATTagaatttggaattttaattAGGGTGGAGTGGAGCATGGTGTGACACAGTGGATAATTGCCTCCAACGATCCAAGGACCCATTAGGATCCAACATAAATGCAGGGCCTAAAGGATTTTCATTGCCTATCCTAAGGgcaaataaaactattaatccaggtagtattattttactacACTGAAAATTATCATAGATCATCTTATATGTTTATCTTAAACTATTAATCAATTGATTGACTTTTATCTTGTTAAGTGTTATATGAGgtttaattatcataaaacatcttatatgTTTATCTTTGAGTTATCATGTTGTTATTTGCTCTCATCTTTTATGTTTGCTGTTTTGTACAAACCTTCATGCTTGGTTTACTTTAAACCTTTTTATACAGGAAAACAATTTCTTATATGTTTTCATATTTGCGtcaagaaattttttatcttaaaagAGATATATCATATGATTAACTGATTTGTTTCAGACTTTTACAACTGGAATAATGTTTTAATCCTATACCGTGATGGTGCATCGTTTATGGCAGATATCGATTTCATCAATCCGGTATGTCttctacaaattaaatagaattagTACAATTTTCATAACttgaaaacataataaatagtactagtgTGTGTTTTGtctaatctttattttttttttaaaaagccttttattttcattacatAGTAAGATTtgtaatcaaatttttttctatgcATAGGAAACGAAACTCTACATCAGAGGTAGGAGAATCTTCACCTCTGCAATTGAAGAACTCATGGCTACCAAAGGCATGGCAAATGCTGCTAATGTatgatttttactaaaattagttACTATTACTCATACTTATTGTGGTTTTATCTTCATCACTTAAAGAGATTGTTCCTACAGGCTTTACTCGCTGGAGACTCGGCTGGTAGGTTGGCAACAATGTTAAATTGTGACCGTTTCCGATCTTATCTCCCCAATGCTTGCCGAGTCAAATGCTACACAGACTCCGGCTTCTTCATACGAGCGTAAGATTCAATGAATacttaattaatgtaattaaacTTGAATACAAGtgtttttttaacattttgtgTTGGGATTATAGGATAAATCTCGGAGCTCGGGCCACAGACTATTCTGTCCGCATTGTAACCCTTCatgtaaaaattatattttatgtcaCAATTATATACAAATACTTGTATGCATCtacatataaattttaattatcagCATGAATACTGTTTTAGAGTTTCATCTATATTAACGGATTTTATGAACATTTTTTTCAGGAATTAGCTGACTATTTACCAAAGTCTTGCACACAGAGACTAGGTGCAGGATTGGTAAGcgttgtatatatatatacagagAATTTATTTCTCTGTCATCATAACATTTGAAACATGACTAATACTTGGGTGTCAAAAAACATCTTAGTGTTTTTTTCCAGAAAATGTGGTGGACGATATCCAGACACCATTGTTCGTAGTGAATTTTGACTTTGATACATATCAAGTAAGTTATTTTACAATGATTTATAACAATATAGAAATGTGTTatgggaaaataaaaataaaaagaatattccctccgtccataaaaaatagatcactttgtgtatgacacgagttttaatgtagaattggtaaagtaagagagatgagaagaaaaattagttaagtaagagagatagggagaaaaagtgagtaaagtatgagagagggaagaaaaagtggaaaaaatataagcgataaactttccattttaagaaagtgatctattttttgtggatgtcccaaaatagcaaaaatgatctattgtttgtggacggagggagtattatatactactccaaattttaaatattttatttgttcgGTTTCCGCTTGTATATTAGGTAGTCTGCACTTTATTGGtgttcttctttttctcaatttgATACCCCATTGGAATTTTTAAACCAAAGTATGCAATTAAACTATGATGTTTATGTGATTCTGTTTTAGGATTGAGTAACAGATATTAAGTACTgtctaaaaatatattgatattttttatgcatgattTAAACGTTTTCAGCTAGCCAATTTCATACATCCAAATCAGCCAGATGAGGAAGGATGGAAAAATTGcacttcaaattttgaaaaaacttCAGAACTGCACAACCAACCAATTACAAATCATAAGGGGTaatccaaattaattactactattatttcaaCTTTTACTATACTGTATtgtttcaattatttgatatatatagttttttttatttaattttatctttcatAGTAATcgtttctttttaattttagattttcgGACCACATTTCTAAATACATTGGAGGGTCTCG is a window from the Salvia hispanica cultivar TCC Black 2014 chromosome 1, UniMelb_Shisp_WGS_1.0, whole genome shotgun sequence genome containing:
- the LOC125199502 gene encoding pectin acetylesterase 8-like yields the protein MLIDSGPLDLDDLQCGPKYGLQCSIDLVTDMILMNTHNKIKAIPWLGIVFFLFTLIKSQAINNPLLSVAFITDAAAKGARWSGAWCDTVDNCLQRSKDPLGSNINAGPKGFSLPILRANKTINPDFYNWNNVLILYRDGASFMADIDFINPETKLYIRGRRIFTSAIEELMATKGMANAANALLAGDSAGRLATMLNCDRFRSYLPNACRVKCYTDSGFFIRAINLGARATDYSVRIVTLHELADYLPKSCTQRLGAGLCFFPENVVDDIQTPLFVVNFDFDTYQD